The Gemmatimonadaceae bacterium genome segment CGTAGAGCGGATCGGCGACGCGATCCGGGCGTTGGAACAGGGTCGGCAGGTGGGGCGGCGTCGACGCGGGTGTCTCCATAAGGCTCAACCTTTGAGGGTGTTGCAGGATCGGCACAAACTTTGGTGATTCTTCGGGTCCATGCGCGCCCCGCCGCTCACGAGCGAGCGGATGTGATCGACGACGCGCGCGAGCGTACGCTTCCCGTGCTGCACGCAGCGACTGTGCTCGGCATAGAACTGGCCGTCGTGGCGTTGGCCACACCAGGGAAAGCGGACGAGCCAGGCGACGGCGTACCCTGTCCACTCGTGGGTGTAGCCACGTTGCTGGGCGGTCGGACGCGGATGATCGGGACACTGCTGGCCGGCGGGAATCAGCTGCGGGCAGCGAGGATGCGTGCAGGGGCGCGGCGGGGCCATCGCCATCAGGACTTCCGCGTCACGTACAGGCCGAGCATCGACCCACTGACGCCGCCGCAGACGTAGCCGACGTGCGCGATCAGCGACTCGGTCGACGCGACGTACCG includes the following:
- a CDS encoding HNH endonuclease, producing the protein MAMAPPRPCTHPRCPQLIPAGQQCPDHPRPTAQQRGYTHEWTGYAVAWLVRFPWCGQRHDGQFYAEHSRCVQHGKRTLARVVDHIRSLVSGGARMDPKNHQSLCRSCNTLKG